One stretch of Streptomyces sp. A2-16 DNA includes these proteins:
- a CDS encoding ABC transporter ATP-binding protein, translating into MPAEWAVELHGVTRRHGRGGSAVHALRGIDLTLPPATFTAVMGPSGSGKSTFLQCAAGLDRPTSGTVRLGGTEITGMKENKLTALRRTRLGFVFQAFNLLPSLTVEQNVVLPMRLAGHRPDRRRTAEVLAQVGLTDLARRRPGRLSGGQQQRVAIARALVTRPDVVFADEPTGALDTTTAAEILALLRTAVDAQGATVVMVTHDPSAAAWADRVLFLADGEIVDHLDRAPADRIAARMTSLTTPAYAGAAA; encoded by the coding sequence ATGCCAGCCGAATGGGCCGTAGAACTGCACGGAGTCACCCGGCGCCACGGCCGGGGCGGCTCCGCCGTCCACGCCCTGCGCGGCATCGACCTCACCCTGCCGCCCGCCACCTTCACCGCGGTGATGGGCCCCTCGGGCTCGGGGAAGTCCACCTTCCTCCAGTGCGCGGCCGGCCTGGACCGCCCCACGTCCGGGACCGTCCGCCTCGGCGGTACCGAGATCACCGGCATGAAGGAGAACAAGCTCACCGCGCTGCGCCGCACCCGCCTCGGCTTCGTCTTCCAGGCCTTCAACCTGCTCCCGTCCCTCACGGTCGAGCAGAACGTCGTCCTGCCGATGCGCCTGGCGGGCCACCGCCCCGACCGCCGCCGCACCGCCGAGGTCCTCGCCCAGGTCGGCCTCACCGACCTGGCCCGCCGCCGCCCCGGCCGGCTCTCCGGCGGCCAGCAGCAGCGCGTCGCGATCGCACGGGCCCTGGTCACCCGCCCCGACGTGGTCTTCGCCGACGAGCCCACGGGCGCCCTGGACACCACCACGGCCGCGGAGATCCTCGCCCTTCTGCGCACGGCGGTCGACGCCCAGGGGGCCACCGTCGTCATGGTCACCCACGACCCCTCGGCCGCCGCCTGGGCCGACCGCGTCCTGTTCCTGGCCGACGGCGAGATCGTCGACCACCTGGACCGCGCCCCCGCCGACCGCATCGCCGCCCGGATGACGAGCCTCACGACACCGGCCTACGCGGGAGCGGCGGCGTGA
- a CDS encoding PP2C family protein-serine/threonine phosphatase yields MAAGRERRAAADTFTARLRMQWHRVRVGLRRSAVDYFRGDGSDWVALAGLLLTVPMIAAVTLMNSVWCSPAALVLPIVAGGLLLRPASLLGLYAAAATALIVESVQLGPYTEGPSRVTPGVVLVVAACGSFGLLIAQFRSRVGVPWRRGGTMLFDLRERIRVQSKLPQLPHGWHREMALRPAGGQSFSGDFVVAARTNGGRTLEVVLTDVSGKGMDAGSRALLLSGAFGGLLGSLPPHAFLPAANGYLLRQDWDEGFATSIHLVLDLDSGDYELYSAGHPPGLQLSAGSGRWEEKAAEGPLLGVYDGAQFDPVKGSLRPGDVLMLFTDGLVETSDRDIVEGIDRLTGEADRYVAGGFHGAAWHLIEAVAKDVNDDRALLLISREGPTAQAMPR; encoded by the coding sequence ATGGCAGCAGGACGAGAGCGGCGCGCGGCAGCCGATACGTTCACGGCCCGGTTGAGGATGCAGTGGCACCGGGTCCGCGTCGGCCTGCGCAGAAGTGCCGTGGACTACTTCCGCGGCGACGGCTCGGACTGGGTCGCGCTGGCCGGCCTGCTCCTGACCGTCCCGATGATCGCGGCCGTCACTTTGATGAACTCGGTGTGGTGCTCACCCGCCGCACTGGTCCTCCCGATCGTCGCCGGCGGGCTGCTGCTGCGCCCGGCGAGCCTGCTCGGCCTGTACGCGGCGGCGGCGACCGCGCTGATCGTGGAGTCGGTGCAGCTGGGGCCGTACACCGAGGGCCCGTCCCGGGTCACCCCCGGAGTGGTTCTGGTCGTGGCCGCCTGTGGCTCCTTCGGACTGCTGATCGCACAGTTCCGCAGCCGGGTCGGAGTGCCCTGGCGACGCGGCGGGACCATGCTGTTCGACCTGCGCGAACGCATCCGGGTGCAGAGCAAGCTGCCGCAGCTGCCGCACGGCTGGCACCGGGAGATGGCGCTGCGGCCGGCGGGCGGCCAGTCCTTCTCCGGCGACTTCGTGGTCGCGGCCCGTACGAACGGCGGCCGGACACTGGAGGTCGTCCTGACGGACGTCTCCGGCAAGGGCATGGACGCGGGGTCGCGGGCGCTGCTGCTGTCCGGGGCCTTCGGCGGCCTGCTGGGTTCGCTGCCCCCGCACGCCTTCCTGCCCGCCGCGAACGGCTATCTGCTCCGCCAGGACTGGGACGAGGGCTTCGCGACCTCCATCCACCTCGTCCTGGACCTCGACTCCGGCGACTACGAGCTCTACTCGGCCGGCCACCCGCCGGGGCTCCAGCTCAGCGCCGGCAGCGGCCGCTGGGAGGAGAAGGCCGCGGAAGGACCCCTCCTCGGGGTCTACGACGGCGCCCAGTTCGACCCGGTGAAGGGCTCGCTCCGGCCCGGTGACGTGCTGATGCTCTTCACCGACGGTCTGGTGGAGACGTCCGACCGGGACATAGTGGAGGGCATAGACCGTCTGACCGGCGAGGCCGACCGCTACGTGGCGGGCGGCTTCCACGGCGCCGCCTGGCACCTGATCGAGGCGGTCGCCAAGGACGTCAACGACGACCGGGCGCTGCTGCTGATCTCGCGCGAGGGGCCGACGGCCCAGGCGATGCCGCGCTAG
- a CDS encoding GNAT family N-acetyltransferase codes for MGTDLRVLRQDDWEEWYGNLIRAFGGVPESAEERELWRELTAYDRSIGVWDGGRCVGTAGAFGFRVTVPGGASVPAAGVTMVGVAGTHRRRGVLTSMMRRQLDDVRSWGEPLAVLTASEPVIYGRFGYGVGTYHLNADIDTTRVRLSVPPGTDDVRLRYAAPADVLDACEAVYARLVPRRPGMVARVPGWERLWLLDAESDRDGASPLQCVVAERDGEVVGFVRYRVKADWEAAGPKGTVVVSDLEALDPATHGALWRFLFDLDLTSRIDVRRRPVDEAWQYLVSDVRRCSLLVRDSLHVRLVDVGAALEARTYQAPVDVVLEVEDAFCPWNSGRWRLSGDAKGATCDRTTDSPDLALSVRELGAAYLGGVSLASLAGAGLVREVRQGALAEAAVGFGSAVAPWLPHGF; via the coding sequence ATGGGGACTGACTTGCGGGTGCTTCGGCAGGACGACTGGGAAGAGTGGTACGGCAACCTGATCCGCGCCTTCGGCGGGGTTCCGGAGTCGGCCGAGGAACGGGAGCTGTGGCGTGAGCTCACCGCGTACGACCGCTCCATCGGCGTCTGGGACGGCGGGCGCTGCGTGGGCACAGCGGGGGCGTTCGGCTTCCGGGTGACCGTGCCGGGCGGAGCCTCCGTGCCCGCCGCCGGCGTCACCATGGTCGGCGTGGCCGGCACGCACCGGCGGCGCGGGGTGCTCACCTCGATGATGCGGCGCCAGCTGGACGACGTGCGCTCCTGGGGCGAGCCGCTGGCCGTGCTCACGGCCTCCGAGCCGGTGATCTACGGCCGGTTCGGGTACGGCGTCGGCACATACCACCTCAACGCCGACATCGACACGACCCGGGTCAGGCTGTCCGTGCCGCCCGGCACCGACGACGTACGCCTGCGGTACGCGGCGCCCGCCGACGTGCTCGACGCGTGCGAGGCGGTGTACGCCCGGCTCGTGCCCCGGCGGCCCGGGATGGTCGCGCGGGTTCCGGGCTGGGAGCGGCTGTGGCTGCTCGACGCGGAGAGCGACCGGGACGGCGCGTCACCGCTGCAGTGCGTGGTCGCGGAGCGGGACGGGGAGGTCGTGGGTTTCGTGCGCTACCGGGTCAAGGCGGACTGGGAGGCGGCCGGGCCCAAGGGCACGGTGGTGGTCTCCGACCTGGAGGCGCTGGATCCGGCCACGCACGGCGCGCTCTGGCGGTTCCTGTTCGACCTCGACCTCACCTCGCGGATCGACGTCCGGCGGCGGCCGGTCGACGAGGCCTGGCAGTACCTCGTCTCCGACGTCCGGCGCTGCTCCCTGCTGGTGCGGGACTCGCTGCACGTGCGGCTGGTGGACGTCGGGGCGGCGCTGGAGGCGCGGACCTATCAGGCGCCGGTGGACGTGGTGCTGGAGGTCGAGGACGCCTTCTGCCCCTGGAACAGCGGGCGTTGGCGGCTCAGCGGCGACGCGAAGGGCGCGACCTGCGACCGTACGACGGACTCGCCCGATCTCGCCCTGTCCGTACGGGAGTTGGGGGCGGCCTATCTCGGTGGTGTGAGCCTCGCCTCGCTGGCGGGGGCCGGGCTGGTGCGGGAGGTGCGGCAGGGGGCGCTGGCCGAGGCCGCGGTGGGGTTCGGGTCGGCGGTGGCGCCCTGGCTGCCGCACGGCTTCTAG